A genomic region of Salinibacter pepae contains the following coding sequences:
- a CDS encoding PQQ-dependent sugar dehydrogenase, whose protein sequence is MSSPPVIPMRTLVGLLALVLCACTPGNGSEAPEARSSSPDKEVVLERVESEEETFQVVEMVEDLEHAWAVDWLPDGRMLVTERPGRMLLVDGDGRTQLTNVPEVWAQNQGGLLDVRVAPNYEDSGWIYVTHSVKDGDTGGTVLSRAKLDGTSLTDVEELYRQTPFLEPDYHFGSRIAFLDDGTLVVSMGERGQRRERTVDIPTPTTSVGTTVRLNMDGSVPADNPFVGTDEGLDEVYAYGHRNQQGMAIHPETGAIWQHEHGPHGGDELNLVEGGNNYGWPAVSYGDAYTDQSPIGGTTAPGITDPVEYWDPSPALSGMAFYTGDQFPNWEGDLFMGALAHQKAMRVELDGEDVSDQEELLRAELGRIRDVATGPDGYLYLLTDAPEGGLYRLEPAE, encoded by the coding sequence ATGTCCAGCCCCCCTGTCATTCCGATGCGTACCCTCGTCGGCCTCCTCGCGCTCGTTCTTTGCGCCTGTACCCCCGGGAACGGGTCGGAGGCGCCCGAAGCCCGTTCGTCGTCTCCAGACAAGGAGGTCGTCCTCGAGCGCGTCGAGTCGGAGGAGGAGACGTTTCAGGTCGTAGAAATGGTTGAGGACCTGGAGCACGCCTGGGCGGTCGACTGGCTCCCCGACGGGCGGATGCTCGTCACCGAGCGGCCCGGCCGCATGCTTCTCGTCGACGGCGACGGCCGCACCCAACTCACCAACGTCCCGGAGGTATGGGCCCAAAACCAGGGCGGGCTGCTCGACGTGCGCGTCGCGCCGAACTACGAGGACAGCGGCTGGATCTACGTTACGCACTCCGTGAAAGACGGGGACACGGGCGGCACGGTGCTCTCGCGGGCGAAGCTTGACGGCACGTCGCTCACCGACGTGGAGGAGCTCTACCGGCAGACCCCCTTCCTGGAACCGGACTACCACTTCGGGTCCCGCATCGCATTCCTCGACGACGGCACCCTGGTCGTCTCGATGGGCGAGCGGGGGCAGCGGCGCGAGCGCACCGTCGACATCCCCACGCCCACCACGTCGGTCGGCACGACGGTCCGCCTCAACATGGACGGGTCGGTGCCCGCCGACAATCCGTTCGTGGGGACCGACGAGGGCCTCGACGAGGTCTACGCCTACGGCCACCGCAACCAGCAGGGCATGGCCATCCACCCCGAGACGGGCGCGATCTGGCAGCACGAGCACGGGCCGCACGGCGGGGATGAGCTCAACCTCGTAGAGGGCGGCAACAACTACGGGTGGCCGGCCGTCTCGTACGGCGACGCCTACACCGACCAGTCGCCCATCGGCGGCACCACGGCGCCGGGCATCACCGACCCGGTCGAGTACTGGGACCCGTCGCCCGCCCTCTCCGGCATGGCGTTCTACACCGGCGACCAGTTCCCGAACTGGGAGGGCGACCTCTTCATGGGGGCGCTCGCCCACCAGAAGGCGATGCGCGTGGAGCTCGACGGCGAGGACGTGTCGGACCAGGAGGAACTGCTGCGCGCCGAGCTGGGCCGCATCCGGGACGTGGCGACGGGGCCGGACGGATACCTGTACCTCCTCACCGACGCGCCGGAGGGCGGGCTCTACCGGCTGGAGCCGGCGGAGTAG
- a CDS encoding M23 family metallopeptidase — protein MTFLIASALLTLFVLPGAALVWLTRRSPCRLLWGLKAAAVGGYVGLTYHLGSWYVLSTHGRYGLLGLFAVGAGCGGWRMRHQVFWTRPRGWQWAGPGLAAVLLLLSIVGLRQRNQAREIPAPPVNLTVPLRDGPVYVASGGSRSITNPHLKVDAPNLQAWRGQRWGLDLVQLHPSGNRASGLYPTALARYAVFGAPVYAPCDGAVEATAGSLPDRSPPARDTARKAGNHVLLRCAPDAYVLLAHLKQGSVRVEPGDSVSPDTRLGRVGNSGNSWEPHLHVSAQDSVGASTLLDADPRPITFDGRFPIRNDRLRAARQ, from the coding sequence ATGACATTTCTGATTGCCTCTGCCCTCCTCACCCTTTTCGTTCTGCCCGGGGCCGCGCTCGTCTGGCTCACGCGCCGCAGCCCGTGTCGCCTCCTGTGGGGCCTGAAGGCCGCAGCAGTGGGCGGGTACGTGGGGCTCACGTATCATCTCGGGAGCTGGTACGTGCTCTCTACCCACGGCCGGTACGGGCTCCTCGGGCTCTTCGCCGTGGGGGCCGGCTGCGGGGGCTGGCGCATGCGGCACCAGGTATTCTGGACGCGGCCGAGAGGGTGGCAGTGGGCCGGGCCGGGGCTCGCGGCAGTTCTGCTCCTCCTCAGCATCGTGGGGCTGCGCCAGCGAAACCAGGCACGCGAAATCCCCGCCCCACCGGTGAACCTGACCGTTCCATTGCGTGACGGGCCCGTCTACGTGGCGAGTGGCGGCAGCCGGTCCATCACAAACCCGCACCTCAAGGTGGACGCCCCCAATCTGCAGGCGTGGCGCGGGCAACGGTGGGGCCTCGATCTCGTCCAGCTCCACCCGTCGGGCAACCGCGCGAGCGGCCTCTACCCGACGGCTCTCGCGCGCTACGCCGTCTTCGGGGCGCCGGTGTACGCCCCGTGCGACGGGGCCGTCGAGGCGACGGCGGGCTCACTTCCCGACCGTTCCCCGCCGGCCCGCGATACGGCCCGCAAGGCCGGAAACCACGTACTGCTCCGCTGCGCGCCGGACGCGTACGTGCTCCTCGCCCACCTGAAGCAGGGAAGCGTGCGGGTGGAACCGGGCGATTCCGTCTCCCCCGACACCCGCCTCGGGCGGGTGGGCAACAGCGGCAACAGCTGGGAGCCGCACCTCCACGTCAGCGCACAGGACTCCGTAGGCGCGTCCACACTCCTGGATGCCGACCCGCGCCCGATCACCTTCGACGGCCGGTTTCCGATCCGCAACGACAGGCTGCGGGCCGCGCGGCAGTGA
- a CDS encoding flavin reductase, with the protein MEPLDPDAIVSLDPEQSFWERFYMVAPLIVVGTQNEDESYNLAPKHMAAPMGWDDYFGFVCTPRHKTYRNAVRTGVFTVSYPKPSQVVLASLSASPRVGAPEGPRRKPALNQLPMRAAAAVDGVFLDDAYLLLECTMERHVDDLGENSLLIGAVEAVHVEKDALRVSGKEDDAVIRDNPLLAYLPPDRYAAIDETNAFPFPAGFEK; encoded by the coding sequence ATGGAGCCCCTGGACCCCGACGCCATCGTCTCGCTCGACCCCGAGCAGTCGTTTTGGGAACGCTTCTACATGGTTGCGCCCCTGATCGTGGTGGGCACCCAGAACGAGGACGAGTCCTACAACCTGGCCCCGAAGCACATGGCCGCGCCCATGGGGTGGGACGACTACTTCGGGTTCGTCTGCACGCCGCGCCACAAGACGTACCGCAACGCTGTGCGCACCGGCGTGTTTACGGTCAGTTACCCGAAGCCGTCGCAGGTGGTGTTGGCGAGCCTGTCGGCCTCGCCCCGAGTGGGCGCGCCGGAGGGGCCGCGGCGCAAGCCGGCCCTCAACCAGTTGCCCATGCGGGCGGCGGCGGCGGTGGACGGGGTGTTTCTCGACGATGCGTATCTGCTGCTGGAGTGCACGATGGAGCGGCACGTGGACGACCTGGGGGAGAACAGCCTGCTCATCGGGGCGGTGGAGGCGGTGCACGTGGAGAAAGACGCGCTCCGCGTCTCCGGAAAGGAGGACGACGCCGTCATCCGCGACAATCCCCTTCTCGCGTACCTGCCCCCCGACCGGTACGCGGCCATCGACGAGACCAACGCCTTCCCCTTTCCCGCGGGCTTCGAGAAGTAG
- a CDS encoding M20 family metallopeptidase: MDSAVDADRARVFHDYLARHRGQMLAVLEALVRAESPTDVPAAQAEAQGMLARLLRTLGFRVRSLPAAEEERGHLYARPKDRPRGRPVQLLVGHSDTVWARGTLDEMPFEVEGNEVRGPGVFDMKGGLTQMLFALAALRAASVEPAVVPVVFINSDEEQGSPTSQRHLRRLARCACRAFVLEPALGLDGKIKTARKGAGRFTVRIQGRSAHAGLDPEGGSSAILELSHTVQALHALNDPEAGVSVNVGTIGGGTHANVVADAGSAEVDVRVATREQADELEAAIRGLETTTPGTSLTIEGGIGRPPMEPSPDARRLWKRARRAATLLDLDLEEGRSGGVSDGNIISQYAPTLDGLGAVGDGAHARHEFCYVDRMVERSALLALLLAQPPLPTTPDDAAPTTETLDAPASTQMS; encoded by the coding sequence ATGGACTCCGCCGTAGACGCCGATCGGGCCCGCGTCTTTCACGACTACCTCGCCCGCCACCGTGGGCAGATGCTCGCGGTGCTGGAGGCCCTGGTGCGGGCCGAGTCGCCGACGGACGTGCCCGCGGCCCAGGCGGAGGCGCAGGGCATGTTGGCCCGTCTTCTGCGGACGCTGGGCTTTCGGGTGCGGTCCCTGCCCGCGGCCGAGGAGGAGCGCGGCCACCTCTACGCCCGCCCGAAAGACCGACCGCGGGGCCGGCCCGTCCAGCTCCTCGTGGGCCACAGCGACACCGTGTGGGCCCGCGGCACCCTCGACGAGATGCCGTTCGAGGTGGAGGGCAACGAGGTGCGCGGGCCGGGCGTCTTCGACATGAAGGGCGGGCTGACGCAGATGCTGTTCGCCCTCGCGGCCCTGCGGGCGGCGTCCGTCGAGCCGGCGGTCGTGCCGGTCGTGTTCATCAACTCCGACGAGGAGCAGGGCAGCCCCACGTCGCAGCGTCACCTGCGCCGGCTCGCCCGCTGTGCGTGCCGGGCGTTCGTGCTGGAGCCGGCCCTCGGGCTCGACGGCAAGATCAAGACGGCCCGGAAGGGGGCCGGGCGATTTACGGTCCGGATCCAGGGGAGGAGCGCCCACGCGGGCCTCGATCCGGAAGGGGGATCGAGCGCCATCCTGGAGCTCTCGCACACCGTGCAGGCCCTCCACGCCCTCAACGACCCGGAGGCCGGCGTGTCCGTGAACGTGGGCACCATCGGGGGCGGCACGCACGCCAACGTGGTGGCCGACGCCGGGTCCGCCGAGGTGGACGTGCGCGTCGCGACCCGTGAGCAGGCCGACGAGCTGGAGGCGGCCATCCGGGGCCTGGAGACGACCACGCCCGGCACGTCGCTCACCATTGAGGGCGGCATCGGGCGCCCGCCGATGGAGCCGAGTCCCGACGCTCGCCGGCTGTGGAAGCGGGCGCGCCGGGCCGCTACGCTCCTCGACCTCGACCTGGAGGAGGGCCGTTCCGGCGGCGTTTCCGACGGCAACATCATCAGCCAGTACGCCCCCACGCTCGACGGCCTGGGGGCGGTCGGGGACGGCGCCCACGCCCGCCACGAGTTCTGCTACGTGGACCGGATGGTGGAGCGCAGTGCCCTCCTGGCCCTGCTGCTCGCCCAGCCGCCCCTGCCGACGACGCCGGACGATGCGGCCCCCACGACCGAGACGCTCGACGCGCCCGCCTCCACGCAGATGTCCTGA
- the ileS gene encoding isoleucine--tRNA ligase: MAQFDTPDQLSLPDLEEDVLDWWQDQNIFERSIEERDGQPAFTFYEGPPTANGTPGIHHVLARAIKDIFCRYKTMQGYQVDRKAGWDTHGLPVEIEVEEELDLETRAEVEAYGIEKYNAACRESVLEYKDLWDDLTQRMGYWVDLDDPYVTFETDYIETVWWLLKQIEEEDLLYKGHKIQWYSPGSHTVLSSHEVSLGYEETQDPSVYIRFPVAGEENTYFLAWTTTPWTLISNTALAVGPELTYVKIHHEDPHQGAETLILAEALLDDVIGEDYTVEEAISGEELVGQRYEPPYDYFTDRAEPGEDAWYVLGADVVSTEEGTGVVHMAPAFGEEDHAVAQDEGLPLFNPIDKDGEFTDAAPLVAGTWFKNADKTITDDLKARGRLYKHETYLHNYPHDWRKGTPLMSYPVESWFIETTKLKDRMVELNDTINWQPEAIGEGRFGEWLENNVDWALSRRRYWGTPLPVWESDKEGSDHYEVIGSVEELREKAGDQLPEDDEEIDLHRPFVDELTWEGPDGGTMRRVPDLIDVWFDSGAMPYAQWHYPFENEEDFEANFPADFIAEGVDQTRGWFYSLHAIATVVFDEVAYENVVVNGLVLDEDGNKMSKSVGNTVEPFEVIDDYGADVVRWFMMSNAPPWESIRFSERGLRDLRRTFFGTLENVYSFFATYANIDGFQYQRERMPVAERPELDQWIISRLHTTTQTVEDALEDYDPTTAARAVEDFVEELSNWHLRRSRSRFWASKKGEQNGPAGQGGTVSAAKKEAAYQTIYECLAATAKLMSPIAPFFGEWLYGALTDVTGGEADSVHLASFPDVAEDERDEALERRMGLARSIASSTLSLRNQAEINVRQPLPRLLVVTGTGVSEAEVEQVKDVILDEVNVKDIEYVEHSSEVVRRSAKPDFSRLGPRLGDLVKAVNQKVRQLDDETIDEYVETGALTLTVDGETVELGPEDLLIQSEGIEGWLVEQEGDVTVALDTDITPALRAEGLAREGVKRIQDLRKAAGFEVTDRIAVAYDGSAQIADAVAAYADWIRNETLALELQPSNEPTGEAVETFEVGDERLTIGVRRVEADEALNA; this comes from the coding sequence ATGGCGCAGTTCGACACGCCCGACCAGCTCTCGCTCCCCGACCTCGAAGAGGACGTCCTCGACTGGTGGCAGGACCAGAACATCTTTGAGCGCAGCATCGAAGAGCGGGACGGGCAGCCGGCGTTCACGTTCTACGAAGGGCCGCCCACGGCCAACGGCACCCCCGGCATCCACCACGTGCTGGCCCGGGCCATCAAGGACATCTTCTGCCGCTACAAGACGATGCAGGGCTACCAGGTGGACCGCAAGGCCGGCTGGGACACCCACGGCCTGCCCGTCGAGATTGAGGTGGAGGAGGAGCTGGACCTGGAGACGCGGGCGGAGGTCGAGGCGTACGGCATCGAGAAGTACAACGCGGCCTGCCGCGAGAGCGTCCTGGAGTACAAGGACCTCTGGGACGACCTGACCCAGCGGATGGGGTACTGGGTCGACCTGGACGACCCGTACGTCACGTTCGAGACCGACTACATCGAAACCGTCTGGTGGCTCCTGAAGCAGATCGAGGAGGAGGACCTGCTCTACAAGGGGCACAAGATTCAGTGGTACAGCCCCGGCTCCCACACCGTGCTGTCGTCGCACGAGGTGAGCCTCGGCTACGAGGAGACGCAAGACCCGAGCGTCTACATCCGCTTTCCGGTGGCCGGGGAAGAAAACACCTACTTTCTGGCGTGGACCACGACGCCGTGGACGCTCATCTCCAACACGGCGCTCGCCGTGGGGCCGGAGCTCACCTACGTCAAAATCCACCACGAGGACCCGCACCAGGGCGCGGAGACGTTGATCCTGGCCGAGGCCCTGCTCGACGACGTCATCGGCGAGGACTACACGGTCGAAGAGGCGATCTCCGGCGAGGAGCTGGTCGGGCAGCGCTACGAGCCGCCCTACGACTACTTTACCGACCGGGCCGAGCCGGGCGAAGACGCGTGGTACGTCCTCGGGGCCGACGTCGTTTCGACGGAGGAGGGCACCGGCGTGGTGCACATGGCGCCGGCCTTCGGGGAGGAGGACCACGCGGTGGCGCAGGACGAGGGGCTGCCGCTCTTCAACCCGATCGACAAGGACGGCGAGTTTACCGACGCGGCGCCCCTCGTGGCGGGCACGTGGTTCAAGAACGCGGACAAGACGATCACCGACGACCTGAAGGCCCGCGGCCGCCTCTACAAGCATGAGACCTACCTCCACAACTACCCGCACGACTGGCGCAAGGGCACGCCCTTGATGAGCTACCCGGTCGAGAGCTGGTTCATCGAGACCACGAAGCTCAAGGACCGGATGGTGGAGCTCAACGACACGATCAACTGGCAGCCCGAGGCCATCGGCGAGGGGCGGTTCGGCGAGTGGCTGGAGAACAACGTCGACTGGGCGCTCAGCCGGCGCCGCTACTGGGGCACGCCGCTGCCGGTGTGGGAGAGCGACAAGGAGGGCTCCGACCACTACGAGGTCATCGGCTCCGTCGAGGAGCTGCGCGAGAAGGCCGGCGACCAGCTGCCCGAGGACGACGAGGAGATCGACCTGCACCGCCCGTTCGTCGACGAGCTGACGTGGGAGGGGCCCGACGGCGGCACCATGCGCCGCGTGCCGGACCTGATCGACGTCTGGTTCGACTCCGGCGCCATGCCCTACGCGCAGTGGCACTACCCCTTCGAGAACGAGGAGGACTTCGAGGCCAACTTCCCGGCCGACTTCATCGCCGAGGGCGTCGACCAGACGCGCGGCTGGTTCTACTCGCTGCACGCCATCGCGACGGTCGTCTTCGACGAGGTCGCCTACGAAAACGTCGTGGTCAACGGCCTGGTGCTCGACGAGGACGGCAACAAGATGTCGAAGTCGGTGGGCAACACCGTCGAGCCGTTCGAGGTCATCGACGACTACGGGGCCGACGTGGTACGCTGGTTCATGATGAGCAACGCGCCCCCGTGGGAGAGCATCCGTTTCAGCGAGCGCGGCCTGCGGGACCTGCGGCGCACGTTCTTCGGCACCCTCGAAAACGTCTACAGCTTCTTCGCCACCTACGCCAACATCGACGGCTTCCAGTATCAGCGCGAGCGCATGCCGGTCGCGGAGCGCCCGGAGCTCGACCAGTGGATCATCAGTCGCCTGCACACGACGACACAAACGGTCGAGGACGCGCTGGAGGACTACGACCCGACCACCGCGGCCCGAGCGGTCGAAGACTTTGTCGAAGAGCTTTCGAACTGGCACCTGCGCCGCTCCCGCTCTCGGTTCTGGGCGTCGAAGAAAGGCGAACAGAACGGCCCGGCGGGGCAGGGCGGCACCGTCTCCGCGGCGAAGAAGGAGGCCGCCTACCAGACGATCTACGAATGCCTGGCGGCCACGGCGAAGCTGATGAGCCCCATCGCGCCCTTCTTCGGCGAGTGGCTCTACGGCGCCCTCACCGACGTGACCGGCGGCGAGGCCGACTCGGTGCACCTGGCCTCGTTCCCCGACGTGGCTGAGGACGAGCGCGACGAGGCCCTGGAGCGCCGCATGGGGCTGGCGCGCTCCATCGCGTCCAGCACGCTCTCGCTCCGCAACCAGGCCGAGATCAACGTGCGCCAGCCGCTGCCGCGCCTCCTGGTGGTGACCGGCACCGGCGTGTCGGAGGCGGAGGTGGAGCAGGTGAAAGACGTGATCCTCGACGAGGTGAACGTCAAGGACATCGAGTACGTGGAGCACAGCAGCGAGGTCGTGCGCCGCTCCGCGAAGCCCGACTTCAGCCGCCTCGGCCCGCGCCTCGGCGACCTGGTGAAGGCCGTGAACCAGAAGGTGCGCCAACTCGACGACGAGACGATCGACGAGTACGTGGAGACCGGAGCGCTCACGCTGACGGTCGACGGGGAGACGGTCGAGCTCGGCCCCGAGGACCTCCTCATTCAGAGCGAGGGCATCGAGGGGTGGCTCGTGGAGCAGGAGGGAGACGTGACCGTGGCCCTCGACACCGACATCACGCCGGCGCTCCGGGCCGAAGGGCTCGCCCGCGAGGGCGTCAAGCGGATTCAAGACCTTCGCAAAGCGGCGGGCTTCGAGGTCACGGACCGCATCGCGGTGGCCTACGACGGCTCGGCCCAGATTGCCGACGCCGTGGCCGCGTACGCGGACTGGATCCGGAACGAGACCCTGGCCCTGGAGTTGCAGCCGTCCAATGAGCCGACCGGGGAGGCGGTCGAGACCTTCGAGGTCGGCGACGAGCGGCTCACGATCGGGGTCCGTCGCGTTGAGGCCGACGAAGCACTGAATGCCTGA
- a CDS encoding TraR/DksA family transcriptional regulator, which yields MANDDAQPEGDAPDAPLHAQSDTTEDGEARTTPFSDDELEHFRELILQRRQEAKSEIEQMRKQVEQAKEQSDDNTAYGIHMADAGTDAMEREKLHLMIARQQKYVGYLDRALERIDNKTYGVCRVTGKPIAKERLEAVPHTEISIEAKRKEKAAGSGE from the coding sequence ATGGCGAACGACGATGCACAGCCCGAGGGGGATGCGCCCGACGCCCCGCTTCACGCACAGTCGGACACGACCGAGGACGGGGAGGCGCGCACGACGCCCTTTTCCGACGACGAGCTGGAGCACTTCCGCGAGCTGATTCTCCAGCGCCGGCAGGAGGCGAAGTCCGAGATCGAGCAGATGCGCAAGCAGGTCGAACAGGCCAAAGAGCAGTCCGACGACAACACCGCCTACGGCATCCACATGGCCGACGCCGGGACCGACGCGATGGAGCGGGAGAAGCTCCACCTCATGATCGCCCGCCAGCAGAAGTACGTCGGGTACCTCGACCGCGCCCTCGAGCGGATCGACAACAAGACCTACGGCGTCTGCCGCGTGACGGGCAAGCCCATCGCGAAGGAGCGGCTGGAGGCCGTGCCCCACACCGAGATCTCGATCGAGGCGAAGCGCAAGGAGAAGGCCGCGGGGAGCGGGGAATAG
- the ruvA gene encoding Holliday junction branch migration protein RuvA, which translates to MIDYVSGTLVDKTTDSALVDVNGLGYRVHVPTSTYKRLPDTDEEVTLHTYHYLREDDESLYGFATKAERTVFETMTGVSRVGPKLALSALSAMTPTELRDHVMEGDKSRLTQISGVGTKTADRLIVELRDRLADLDVLEDTAPLSGGSDARAEARADALEALTELGLSKADAERSIRQVLRDNAGIQSADELVRRALKADQE; encoded by the coding sequence ATGATCGACTACGTCTCCGGCACGCTCGTCGACAAGACGACGGACTCGGCCCTCGTGGACGTGAACGGGCTCGGCTACCGGGTGCACGTCCCCACCTCCACCTACAAGCGGCTGCCGGACACCGACGAGGAGGTCACCCTGCACACGTACCACTACCTCCGGGAGGACGACGAGTCGCTGTACGGCTTCGCCACCAAGGCGGAGCGGACGGTCTTCGAAACGATGACCGGCGTCTCGCGCGTGGGCCCGAAGCTGGCGCTGTCGGCCCTCTCGGCGATGACCCCGACCGAGCTGCGCGACCACGTCATGGAGGGGGACAAGAGCCGACTGACGCAGATTTCGGGGGTCGGCACGAAGACGGCCGACCGCCTCATCGTCGAGCTCCGCGACCGCCTCGCAGACCTGGACGTGCTCGAGGACACAGCGCCCCTCAGCGGCGGGTCGGACGCGCGGGCCGAGGCGCGGGCCGACGCCCTGGAGGCCCTCACCGAGCTGGGGCTCAGCAAGGCCGACGCCGAACGGTCCATCCGTCAGGTGCTGCGCGACAACGCCGGCATCCAGTCGGCCGACGAGCTGGTCCGGCGGGCCCTGAAGGCGGACCAAGAATAA
- a CDS encoding ribose-phosphate diphosphokinase, with protein sequence MPDALRLFALSESRGFGEAIASALDTELDAHHERTFTDGEHEVRPEVNVRGRDVFVVQSLYADDTWSVNDKLCRLLFMLGALRDASAKRVTAVIPYLCYQRKDRKTRPRGPVTTRYVAGLFEAVGVDRVLTMDVHNLAVLQNAFQARTEHLLGHPLFVHRLTDVVGAEEMAVVSPDEGGVKRAGKFAEGLGAVLNCEVPTAFVEKMRKDDGVTGGALVGSVEDRTAVVVDDMVSTAGTMTQAIRSCAEEGAESVYAVATHGLFVGEADERLETAPLDALFVTNTVAPRLTGTAAERLQICNAAPRFAAAIQAVHTETSVSALNEV encoded by the coding sequence ATGCCCGACGCCCTTCGCCTCTTTGCGCTCTCCGAGAGCCGGGGCTTCGGCGAGGCCATCGCCTCGGCGCTCGACACGGAGCTCGATGCCCACCACGAACGGACCTTCACGGACGGGGAGCACGAGGTGCGTCCGGAGGTGAACGTGCGGGGGCGCGACGTCTTCGTCGTCCAGTCCCTCTATGCGGACGACACGTGGAGCGTAAATGACAAGCTGTGCCGGCTTCTCTTCATGCTCGGGGCCCTGCGCGATGCCTCGGCCAAGCGCGTGACGGCGGTCATTCCGTATCTCTGCTACCAGCGCAAGGACCGCAAGACGCGCCCCCGCGGGCCGGTCACCACCCGCTACGTGGCGGGCCTGTTCGAGGCCGTCGGGGTCGACCGCGTTCTGACGATGGACGTGCACAACCTGGCGGTTCTCCAGAACGCCTTTCAGGCCCGCACCGAGCATCTGTTAGGGCATCCGCTGTTCGTGCACCGGCTGACCGACGTGGTCGGGGCCGAGGAGATGGCCGTGGTGTCCCCAGACGAGGGCGGCGTGAAGCGCGCCGGGAAATTTGCCGAGGGACTGGGGGCGGTGCTCAATTGCGAGGTGCCAACGGCGTTCGTCGAGAAGATGCGGAAGGACGATGGGGTGACGGGGGGAGCGTTGGTCGGGTCGGTGGAGGACCGCACGGCCGTCGTGGTGGACGACATGGTCAGCACCGCGGGGACGATGACGCAGGCCATCCGGTCGTGTGCCGAGGAGGGGGCGGAGTCCGTCTACGCCGTGGCCACTCATGGCCTCTTCGTCGGCGAGGCAGACGAGCGGCTGGAAACGGCGCCCCTGGATGCCCTTTTCGTCACGAACACGGTAGCGCCGCGGCTCACGGGCACGGCGGCCGAGCGCCTGCAGATCTGCAACGCGGCCCCTCGATTCGCGGCTGCCATCCAGGCGGTGCACACCGAAACCTCCGTGAGCGCCCTGAACGAGGTGTAG
- a CDS encoding PAS domain-containing protein: MLYLDRSGTIQRANESARRALEYGIDDTLEPCFFSHVHGRNLHRVMRDLAHMVSHRTQRTRWLLRLRTGNGRWRWYRAMARNHLDRANARIQVQLRPL; encoded by the coding sequence ATGCTGTATCTGGACCGCAGTGGCACCATTCAGCGGGCGAACGAGTCGGCCCGCCGCGCCCTCGAGTACGGGATCGACGACACGCTCGAGCCCTGCTTCTTCTCCCACGTCCACGGCCGCAACCTGCACCGCGTGATGCGGGACCTGGCACACATGGTGAGTCACCGGACGCAGCGGACCCGATGGCTCCTGCGCCTCCGCACCGGAAACGGGCGCTGGCGCTGGTACCGCGCCATGGCTCGCAACCATCTCGACCGCGCAAACGCCCGCATTCAGGTCCAGCTTCGGCCCCTATAG
- a CDS encoding deoxycytidine triphosphate deaminase gives MDTANVLASQLDGLVHLDTQRASTGIDLTVDAVFRTTGPGQLDFGGGEFRAVPRERIGATLDDPDDDYGWWTLEKGAYVVQYNESLRLDDGQQAVVTPLERTLRAGAHHGAFVLDAGRDPIETLLVVSRMGCRLKENGRVSRLVVLD, from the coding sequence ATGGACACCGCGAACGTCCTCGCGTCCCAGCTCGACGGGCTCGTTCACCTCGACACCCAGCGGGCCTCCACTGGCATCGACCTGACGGTCGATGCGGTCTTCCGGACGACCGGGCCCGGCCAGCTCGACTTTGGCGGGGGCGAGTTCCGGGCCGTGCCCCGCGAGCGGATTGGGGCGACCCTCGACGATCCGGACGACGACTACGGGTGGTGGACCCTGGAAAAGGGGGCGTACGTCGTGCAGTACAACGAGTCGCTGCGCCTGGACGACGGGCAGCAGGCGGTCGTGACGCCCCTGGAGCGCACACTACGTGCGGGAGCGCACCACGGTGCGTTCGTATTGGATGCGGGCCGAGACCCGATTGAAACCCTCCTCGTGGTGAGCCGCATGGGCTGCCGCCTCAAGGAAAACGGCCGCGTCTCTCGCCTCGTGGTGCTCGACTGA